TTGAATCTGGGTTTTCGTATATGAACTATATATATTATTCTTCACAGATATATATCTCTTTGCAATATGGAAGTCCACAACCACTGTTTTTATAAGTAGTGGAGATGAGCCAAATCGGACCTTAAATGAAAAATGGGAGGAAGAAGAAAACTTCGAACCAAATGTAAAAGTTGCCACAATTCTTGTTGATAAATTGTCCGATGACCAACCCCAAAATAAGGCAATCTACATGGAAGTTAGGCGTAATTTTGTGGGTTAGCTTATACCCGTGTTCCTTTTTTAACATAAGGATTTTGGTTTTGGTTGGGCATGAGAATCTTGCCCCCCTCCCTATTTCACCGCGGTCCTTTCTCCGCCGCTATCCAGACTCGCTTCAAGAAGCATGCCAACACAGCCCAGACCCGACTAGAGACTCGAACCCCCGATCCGAAGCTCGATGCCCTTGCCTTCCACCACAACCGCCTCGAACTCGTCCTTAGGCTTCACACTCTCTTCTTAGCCAAGAAACGTTTCCCCTTTGTCTCTGTACAGATACTCTCTCGATGTTCCAATCACGCCGGCATCGATATCCTTTCAGCTGGTGGTCTTTTCCGGAAATATCCGCATGTTTTTCAGGTATTTGCTCACCCTGTCCGTCAAAATGCTTGCTTTAAATTTACGCACAAATTTGCGGAATTGCTCAGGAAAGAGGATGAGGTCGTTTGTGGAATGAATGATGTCAACGTAGTTAAGATAAAGAAGATACTGAGCATGTCCGTGAATGGGAGAGTTCATATACATGCGATAAGATTGATGAGAAGGGAGTTGGGATTGCctgaaaattttaaggattCGATAGTTGAACTTCATAGTGAGATTTTCAGAATGGTGGGTTTGGAGATAGTGGAATTGGTTGATACCAATGAGAGTGGAGGAAGGTTAGATTTTGTTGCAGAGATTGAGAAATGGAGACATAAAGAGTATATAGAGAAATGGTTTAGTGAGTTCGAGATCAAATATTCTTTTCCAATTCATTTCCCAACTGGATTTAGGATCGCTCCTGGGTTCAGGGAGAAACTGAAAAATTGGCAGCGCCTTTGGTATGTTAAACCTTATGAAAGGATGGAAAATGTCCGGATCCGTTCATGTGGGGGGTTAGAAAGGTATGAGAAGCGAGCCGTGGGGATTATTCACGAGCTTTTATGCTTGACAGTAGAGAAAATGGTGGCGGTTGAACGATTGGTGCATTTCAGAAAGGATCTAGGAATTGAGGTTAACTTGCGTGAGCTTCTTTTGAAGCATCCTGGCATATTCTATATCTCTACCCGAGGGAATACACAAATAGCCTTTTTGAGGGAAGGTTATAGTAGAGGCTGTTTGGTCGAACCAAACCCAATATATGATGCACGGAGGAAAATGTTGGAGCTTATAATGTTGGGCTCCCGTAATACTAGCGAACTGAGGGTGCAGGTAGAGGCTGAGGAAGAGAGAAAAGATGCAAggaacaataaaaataatagtgAGACACAAAATGGTGATTTTGTTATTCGAATTTTGGAGTCGTTCAGACAGCAGTACGACAAAGACATTATTGCTCATCCAAGAAGTCTCTGCTTGAAGGATATGAGCGAAAGAAGCCTTTGAGAGACAGCTGTTCAGGGATGGTTTGGATTCATCATGGGATGCTTCTTTTTCAACCATTGTGCCTCATGAACTTGGGTGCCATAGATGTTGACTCACCAGAACTTCATCTAATTTTTTAAGTGCTTGGTAATGTTGTAGTTTGAACATTTTTTGCTGTAATTGAATTATACATTTTGGAACATGAGATAGTTTATATATAGTTTTCAGGTTTTGGACTCCATCGTTCTTTGGCCAAAATCATATGTTGGGTGTAGAATTCAGGTCTCTTTTCTTGTGAATAGCAGAAGTTCATTGATTGATAAGACATCTTCTGATGCTGATGGAATAGTCTCCAATGCTTCCGCTCTCCATTCCTCCCTCATGCAGCAATGAGGAGAGTATTGCTGTTGAAAATCTCCCTTTGGGATCCATTTCAGCTTCAGTTTGAAGAAAAAATGAGAATGAAAATGGCTAAGAAGGTTAGGCTAAGGAGAAAGGGGCTCGTGTGGAAGCGCCTTCTAAGGAAGAAAGGGCGATAGCCACATTCGAAGTTGAAGATAAGAATGTGTAAACTTTTACCTCTGGATATATTGCAGGCCCACCTCTAATTTGTTTACTTGCATCCCGTTGCAGTTcataattgatttttctttcaTGTAGTTGAAGCTGGAAGTATGTGTAAAGATATAATTTTGATCATATTATCCTGAATGTGTTTTATCTGTTTAATTACATCACTATATTCTTGGAAATTGATAAGATTTCGATACAAATAATGTGAGAAGTTTTACTTATTCTCATTATCTGCTTTTCATAGAAGAATAATGATGGAATTTTACATAAGAATATAACCCCTTCCTCAGTTGACACCTTACCGCTGATGATGCATGCATAGTAAGCAGTGTCTTTTGTGTCGTATGTGTGACCGCATTGTTTGTTAATCAGCCTGGAAAGAAATCGAGTAAGTTTTGAGCTTTAGTGAATCCATGTGCGCCGTTGTCTCAAATTATCAGAAATGTTACAATTGTTTGACTTTCAGGATGTAGTCTACAAGTTTTGCAACAACTTCGACGTTCTACGAGCTTGTGGACCTGGGACATCACTATAGGGTAATAATTACGTAACCGTTGCTTGGTAATTACAATTGTTTTATCTTTTAGAGGTTAGGTCCATCTGTGTTTGGTCTTGTACAGAAAGTGAACTAATCTGAATGCAAATGACTCCTAAAGTCATGAGATAAGGTACCCCAACACTTTATTTTCAAATGCTGGAAAACCCCGAACTCTTGATTTATCAATGTATTCCCAATGCTAATATTTGTTCACAGAATTCTCAAATcctaaaatatgggtgatgtctgaatttgtagccaagtcgAAGGATGTGAAAGTATACGGATAAAGAAGAATATTCATGTTGTTTCCTACATTCTCCAATGCCTTACTAAACGGCACCACCTACAAAGAAACAGAGGACCTGTTAGGTTTTAAAAGGTTATGCTCTATCAATAGGTAAGAGTAAGACAACCGCATGGGTGAATAGTACTTCATATAGATCTAACCATCCTATATTCCTTGTCTGACAAAAAATTAACGTACACGTGGAAGGATATTTGCCCGAAACAAAGGTGTTTAAACCCTTGTATAATGCTAAATGAGCTAAAAACTATGATGAAAAATCTAAAAGCCTTTTGTTTCCATGTTGATGTCAACAACTCTACAGCCACAAAATTAGAAAATGTTTAGCACTAACATATATGTTTCATTTCTTCGCTTCGGCCGCGAAATAGAAAAATGTTTAGAATTACTTGCATCAAACATACTTTACCCAATCACTTTCTCGATGGAGCAAAATGCAAACTTTCCACTTATATATCGAGGCAGTTCATTTTACCTTCTTGGGCTCTTGGAAAGAATTCTCATCCATTAGATTACTGGATTTTAATTCGGTTTTTTGTTGACCCCGTTTATTTTATCGAGTTCGGCTCCAGTCCATCGATAGAAATTTAAAGTGTAACGTTGTTGCTTCCAAAATTAACAACCTGGATTGGACGTATCATGTATCACGTTCAGACGTTCGGTTCACATGAGAAAGAACATATGTGACTCAGTTGTACTTCAACAAAAGTGACTTCTTGAGCGAGCTGAATATAGATTGGGTTGTGTGATAAATTTTGATCCATCCTCTTATTCTTGGCAATGGCATGCCTAGGGAAACTTCAGCTCGATTATTCAGTCAATAGTCCTTAGGGGTTACATGTTTTATAGTGTTTCAAATTATAATCGTGGTTCACTCAGATTAGATAGCTGGTTTGGAGGTAACCAAGGTATTTCTAGAGCCTACAAATTCTTTGTTCAGAACAGGGGTGGATGGCCTTGGAAACCACTAGTGATGAAGTTGTGCATATTGCCTAAACATCGATTCTTATTATGGTTACTAGCTCATGGCAAGTTGCTCACTCGTGACAGACTACAATTCGTCATTGATAAAACTTGTGTGCTTTGTAACATAGTGGATAAATATGTAGCACATCTCTTTTTCAAATGTGCAATATCGAAGAGCATTTGGAATGGTGTCAGGGATTGGTTGCACATGAAAAAGCTTATGGGATCTCCTGCAGCAGTTTTGAAGGCCTTTAGGACCACCTACCGCGGCAACTCCACATTGACGTGCATGCGAGTTGTGGCACTTTGGTGACGGTCTATGATATCTGAAATTTGCGGAACAGAGTTATGTTTGAGAGTGACATTCCTATCGCCGGAAACATTATAAAGAAGATAAAGATCCATACACTCACATCCATTCCAGCTGAAGTTCGAGTAATGGACAATTTGTTATAGTTGGTGTTATTGTTGTTCCATCGTTAGGATTTGAATTGCTGTTTGTTTCGTTTCTCTCATGGGGAAGCCCATAGTACTTGAACAACACTTTTTTACTCTTTTAATGAAGtacatttcattaaaaaaaaataaaaaaagaagagGACTGAGTCGACCGACTATCCAAGCGCAGAAAGAAAGTGGAAAGTAGGAAAATCTATTGGCAAATGACGGAGAAAGAAGTAGGAAAATGTTGCATATGTCGATGCAGAACTAATAGAAAAGGCATAAAACTTTATTCTCAGGTATGACTGGCTATTCTCTAAATCATTCTCAGTAATAGCATAAGTGAACTTGCAGCCACAATTTCTTAATGACTGGAAGGCAAAGTTTTTGTCACTTTTTTTCTGCCTTTCAATATAATAACACCTCTGATATTACTGTGATTTGTACTTTGTCGTGCCATTCTGGTAATTGTATACTCATTTCTTGATGATTGTGAACAAAGGTGCCAAATAACAGATTTTTACAAGGACATTGATCTGGATACAGAAGAATTTAATATGCATGTCATCATTGAGGCAATTGTTTGCTCTGATTATCTTATTCTTGGCTAAAACTCGGTCTTTAGCCATTTCTTTATCTTCCCTTTTCCTGTGACATAAAAAGTGAATAAATTCTAAGTATGATCTCTGCACGCGTCGTACTGTGATTAGTTTTCAATTGAACTATAATTCTTTATCCAGACAAACCGCACGACTTCCGGGAAAAGGTATTGGACATTGAGAATCCAATTAAAGAGGAAGTGCGATGATGGTGGAGATCAACCAgcaacttcttgcaattgagAGCGATGAAATCGCATCAGTGAAGAACTTGAAGGGAATACCCCTGGTTGCGGCTATGGTTTCCGAGATATCAGCTGCGTATCTGATGAAACTTGTTGAATCTGGTTCAGTGGACTTCGGAGAGTTTGAGCCACAACTTGTTAAATGATTTCGCgatagatttttttttctttgttacGGTTTGTGGAGTACTCTTACATCTGTATTAACAAGTGAATGAAATTGAGGAGACATTGCAATTTGCACGGATATGGCCGCTTCTTTGGCAGTCTCTGAAAGGCTAAAACGCtcaaattttgtaattttttactGGCTAAGATTCAAATGTGTTGCTGTCTTTAATAAAAGTTTAGGATGGTGGTTTTGTTTGTGTAATACTTACGTTGCCTCTAATTAGGCACTCGTGGATTTTCAGTCAGTCACATGTTGAGGGTAAAATGCATTTGATGTCGTATTTAAAAAGGCTCAAGTTCCTTTAATTGAGAAAACAAAACGCAAAATGCACCGAAATCTAAAGGACTCAAGACAGCAGTTAGGAAATGGAGAATTAACGTTGGGTGGATTGTTTAATTTAGATCAAGATAGTTTATGGAGATGGTTGAAATTCCCATACATCAAAAACAGATTTCAAGTTATCATGTCTAAATCTCTCAATGCTTAATGGTTTCATTAATATGTATGGTTTTCCCATGTATACACACAATTTCAAATGTTCATTCCTAGATGAGAGACACAGACAGAATTACAGAAAGCACAACGAAACCAAGCCAAATACTAATGGGACCTTCTGGAGTTCAGTAGGCAGTTTACATGCCAATGAACACAAAATACACATCATTCTAATTTCTAACCGTAAAACAGAAACTGGATTATTTTTTCAGTCTGATTTTTGCCGTATCATCTCATCCTTTTTGGGACGAAATAGTAATCCAAATATCCAAACTGCAGCCAAAGTCGCTTCAACTGGCGCAAGCCAATAAACTATCAAATGCTCCTTGCTGATATGTTCTCCATTCGCAAAAGCCCACCCCATTACCTAAGAAGTACAAAAACATATTATATATCGAAAGATTCGGAACAACAAACAAATGCATCTTACTGCATGAGAGATATAAGAACAAAGACAGATTATTCCCATCAAAGTGTAAAAATATCCCTCTGCAAATTCAAAGTAAGAGTAATTATACTCAATATCCAGTAGATGGTTACAGATCCAAAAGAATTGGAGGATGTAAGATCAATCAATGTACGGCACATGGCAATAGGGGGCAGTAATTGCTTCCTAACACAAGAATTATAAAGTATAGTTCAATGAAGAGGAAAAGAAATATTTACAGAGGCTGGATTCATGCATCCCCCAGTTAGATCAGAGCCGAGTATATGAAGACTGATCTTAGACACACTTGAGATCCATGTTTTCATGAAACTTCCAGTAATCTTTCGGGAGAGTGCAAGGGATATGAACACAATTGCAAACGTCAAAAGACCTTCAGTTAATGCACCTTTTGCAATGTCAACATTCAAGCGCGGGCCTCGTCCAATTCCAGGAAAAGTGTCCAGGATGAGCCGTACCCCACAAATTGACCCCACAACCTTCACGAGTGAAATACAAGAAAACATATGAGCGGCAAGCTTTATAAAGGACTGAACAagatattaaaaaaacaaaacaaaaaccgGGCAGTTGATAATGGAGAAGTCagccataaaaaaaaattatttctttctttaaaaaaatgacTTCTTAAAGCAATCATACAACATTCCAACATCCCTATTTCACAAATGCGCAGGAAGCTTTTTAGACTGAACCTCGTTTATGGTAATGTCTGGTTAAGTATTGGTGTTCTTCCAATTTCATGAAAGAGATCACACGTGTAAAACTCAAATCTTTGAATCAAGGAaccatatattttcttataaactATTTAAAGGCAATAGAAGGAGAGACAGCCTAATCCTACGAGAAAGAACTTCAATTATGTGTGAATATAACCGATTAGTAAGCTCTTTATGCTATCTTCAGTGAGAAAATGCCTGATTATTGTTTATTACTCTTGCCATGTTCAGCTTGTGTTAGGGATTGGCCCTCCACTTTGAGAACTCTCAGGTTTTAATCCTGTGACTGGCAGAAATACAAAGTAGGAGTGCTATTAGTCCATGTGCCCAAGAGTCGAAttcaaacccaaaaaaaaaacttgtcTTTTTCACGAGAGTCTATTCAAAgttattatgatattattatccACACCGTAATTGTGCTCACGAAGCTGATATAGGATCATACTATTGCATCCTTTGAATTCACACAATTGATTTAGGTATATGCATATGTTTAATCGTTTCTCGCAAGCTTGTCATTTACGTCCGTATTCCCTCAGAGCCCCAAAAGCTGAGACAAGAAAAGTCGGCATTAAGGCAAGCAAAACTAGGCAGTTATCAGGCAAACAAAACCAGGATCTTGAGCCAAATTATCCTTGTTGAAACAAAATGCTGAAACTTATGCCTCATACCAAACTAATGTAGAATAAACTCATGCTCGCGACCAAGCTTATATATCCcgaacattaaaaaaattactcgTTCTACATCGCCTAATGGACACACAATCACGACTCGGGACAAAAAAGGGCCCGATAACATGTCAATTATCAAACAAGAAACAAACTattacacaaaaaaaaaaaaaaaagaaccagCAGAAAAAAGCGCCACCTGAGCAGGAATCCTGGCACCAAGAGTGAAGAGAAAATTGCTAAAATCTCCAGAAATGGCGGAGGACAAAAGGTTGAGAGGGTTGTATGTCCCGCCGTCAGTGACTTTGCCCAAAAAAGCAAAGAAGAACATGTTAAGTAAAGAAACAACGCATCTAATGATTTCACCCTTGACATCGAGAGATCCGTATCCCAAGATTCTGTGCACAAAAATCTTGATGAGCACGCTTGACCATACCCACATAAAAGACATCGCGAAATCCGCGGCCAGCAGCCGCCTTGCTCCGGCGCCGCCCGGCATTTCTGGCGCACCACCTTCCTCCTCGGTCAGACGGGCTCAGACTTGTACGAAAATGGGCTGAAGTTGGATCGATAGGAAGTTGCTTGGAAGGTTTTGCTGCAGCTTGTAGGAATCTTGGCTTTGGTTAGTCCACGTTTACCGAGGCTACATGATTTGTCGGGTTCTCCATAAAATTGTAGCGGTGTTGAccttttattttatgattttaggGGAAACGTGTGTCAAACATCCAAATAATTCTGGAGCTAACATTAATGATATAGTAATTTTTTTGGTATTGCCAAAAAAATGAGTgtgtttatatttatataaaataaatattattttatgtatttgaAGTTTTGAATGGAAAATTTTTCTGTATACAATTTTGAGTTATCAGAATAACCAAAGATATTATTCATCTAGAGCTAAcgagattttattttcaatattttgaatttctaaattttagttatttttaataTAGCAATTGTAAACGTTACAATTCAAACTGATTGCACCTTTCATTAGTTCTGGGATTTACATCTCATCTCTCCTTTCTTCTTCCTCTTCTAGCGGCGCCTGTTAAATCCACTGCAGGAAATCGCTCTGTGAAATCTATTTGTGGGATTTTGATTATATGGTAGGGGTATTCAAAGAAAGCGCTTCCCCTTCTTTACTTCATTTTTCCACTCAGGTTTCTTCCCACTTGCTCTAAATGTTTGATTTTTATGTGGATTTTTGGGTTTCTTTTGGGCtagattttgttgtttttgaaCTTCTTGATTTCATAGATGAGTGTAATCGTGGGTTTCTTGGAAATAATTGTGAAATGGGTTTTCTAATCTTTTcttgaaatgatttgatttagtttttataattttatgtgCCACTTTAGCATTTTCCTTATTGGAGATACGTATGTTTTCAAGTGGTTCACTTGTAGTAGTGTTTATAAATTTGGTTGATTTCATTTAGATCCATATCTTCacatttttgtttttgcatttttaaagttcttttttttttaaatcggaATGAGATGTTTTTGGAGTGGTTCACAGATTGAATATTTCATGATGTATTCTATTAATTGAATAActcgtattttaaaaaacacCAAAAAATTTCAGGAGCCAGCTTACTCTAGTTCCTGCCCGTTGCGTTTAAAAATGAGTTAAAAGTAACCTGAAATTTCAGTTAGTCTTTCTTGTCTTTTAGATTTTCACATTAATGTGTTATGTTCTTCACAGCAGTTCCAGAGACACCTTTGGTATATCATGTTTCTGTTGTAACTTTCCGATTACGGTGAATTATTTGAGAGCGAGAGGTGGAACTGGAAGGGATCTTATTTTCGGGCCGCAGTAGTTTGGAATTATGATAGACAAACTGGTTAACCGGAAATCCATGTCCTTGATTCTTTGGTTTCCTAATTTTCTATCTTGTTCTTAATATTATAGAAATATGACCAATCTCATTTCCCTAGTGCAACGATAtgcataattcaatagactgaAGCGCtaattctgtcatttattcaGGATCCCATACGGCTGTTTTATTTTCAGACTGACAAACAGTAAATCGCACTAATTGGGTGAAACAGTCTCTAAGGGCACTTATTTCTTGCAAGACAAATCAAGAGAGAACTTTAGCTCCAAAGCAGCCTGCTATGGTAATGCTATTACTCTCTTTAACTCCATCTCTTCCTTTTGCTATGGGTACAGAATGTTCACTCAACAGGCTAAATTAAGGTGGAGATCTTTACACTAAAAAGTTGTGCTTTGTTTTGAAACTAATTATTGTGTTTGGTTGGGAAGGAGTTGAGAGGGATTGATTTTACAAGTGTGAAGTGTTTCTGATCCATTTAAGTATGCTTTTCATATGTATATACCGTTTCCCTTTCATTGAAGTTTTTAGCTGTCATTTACAAAGAAGATGAATCAACTATTACAATAGAAAGAGCCAGAGAGATTTGAAAATGGTTCGATGTTCTTACATCTCTTCCATTTTGTTAATATGATCTAGGCAACCAATGAAAATCTACCCCCAAACGTCATAAAACAATTGGCAAAGGAATTGAAGAATCTTGATGAAACCCCTCCAGAAGGCATTAAagtaggtgtgaatgatgataATTTTTCGGTCATATGTGCTGACATCGAAGGCCCAGGTATTAATTAATTCATATTTTGCCATTTTCCTTTGTCATATGAGTGCTTTTTTCCTTTGTGAATAATAATCTGTAACCTTGCAGCTGAGACGCCATATGAAAATGGACTTTTTCGCATGAAGTTGGTTTTGTCCCGTGATTTTCCTCAGTCCCCTCCTAAAGGTTTGTTTTCTGGTGCACGTAACATAAATTCCACTTAGACAACCCGTTCCAACTATGATTACCATATTTTCAGTTGTAAACTTCCATTTTGGTCAAAGGTACTTGTGTGTTCTTCAATTTTAATGGCATTTTGTGCATGGCAACTTTGATTTATGTAATCTTCTTTTGGTTTTCTTTTCAGGCTATTTTTTGACCAAAATTTTTCACCCAAATATTGCCACCAATGGTGAGATATGTGTCAATGCTTTGAAGAAAGATTGGAACCCATGTCTTAGCTTACGGCATGTATTGATTGTAAGTTCTGTCAATCTTGTGATGATCTCATCGAAGTTAGATGTTCTTCCAAGCAAGTGATTTTTTGACATAGTAAATCATGCATTATTATTTCACCTTGCTCATTTTTGTTAATTTATGGTAATTTACACTGACGTCACCAACTTTTCGGTCATACGCTCTTATGAAATTGACAGGTTATCAGATGCTTGTTGATCGAACCCTTCCCTGAATCAGCTTTAAACGAACAGGCTGGCAAGATGCTGAATGAAAATTACGATGAGTACGCCAAATATGCCAGGTAAATAATGCCATCTTATATCATTAAACTGCCTTATTCAGACATAATAATTGCTTATGCTGCTGAGTTTGTGGGATGCAACTCCTCTATCTTTCTCATGATAATGGAACCATTTAATTGGAATGCTTTGAGTGACATTGAATTTATGTGGTATCCCAGATATTTATGGAATTTATAACATTATCTTCGccaagaacaaaaaaaaatctgGTTAAATAGAACTAGATTAGACAAAGTAGTTCATTTTGATGTTGTACGAAAGCAACTAAATCCTGCCAAGACTTGAATACTTCGCTGGCGAAGAATCGTGCGAGGTGATTGAGTGAGAAACCAAAGATATCCAGTCTTAATTTTCTTTTACGTTTTTTTCTCTCATCCCATTATCAATCATTGAGATGATTGATATTTACTTGTTCATTCACTTTATAATAGCTCCTGTCAGATCCCCTAACTATTTGTTGCATAATACCAAGTATTTGTCCTTGAAATGGATTATAAGCATGCCCGATTTTTAGATGATTCTTGATCTCTTTGG
The sequence above is a segment of the Primulina tabacum isolate GXHZ01 chromosome 6, ASM2559414v2, whole genome shotgun sequence genome. Coding sequences within it:
- the LOC142548415 gene encoding ubiquitin-conjugating enzyme E2 22-like isoform X2, with translation MATNENLPPNVIKQLAKELKNLDETPPEGIKVGVNDDNFSVICADIEGPGYFLTKIFHPNIATNGEICVNALKKDWNPCLSLRHVLIVIRCLLIEPFPESALNEQAGKMLNENYDEYAKYARLYTTIHALKSKPKPKSIGSESTTMNMYQTNSSLNGVDQKNTPSGTVTPSPFTPKPGNGQDLPSVITSSNETGVDESTAAPATQKKESGLNKVPADKKKEARKRSLKRL
- the LOC142548413 gene encoding protein ROOT PRIMORDIUM DEFECTIVE 1-like, with protein sequence MRILPPSLFHRGPFSAAIQTRFKKHANTAQTRLETRTPDPKLDALAFHHNRLELVLRLHTLFLAKKRFPFVSVQILSRCSNHAGIDILSAGGLFRKYPHVFQVFAHPVRQNACFKFTHKFAELLRKEDEVVCGMNDVNVVKIKKILSMSVNGRVHIHAIRLMRRELGLPENFKDSIVELHSEIFRMVGLEIVELVDTNESGGRLDFVAEIEKWRHKEYIEKWFSEFEIKYSFPIHFPTGFRIAPGFREKLKNWQRLWYVKPYERMENVRIRSCGGLERYEKRAVGIIHELLCLTVEKMVAVERLVHFRKDLGIEVNLRELLLKHPGIFYISTRGNTQIAFLREGYSRGCLVEPNPIYDARRKMLELIMLGSRNTSELRVQVEAEEERKDARNNKNNSETQNGDFVIRILESFRQQYDKDIIAHPRSLCLKDMSERSL
- the LOC142548414 gene encoding putative aquaporin SIP2-1 is translated as MPGGAGARRLLAADFAMSFMWVWSSVLIKIFVHRILGYGSLDVKGEIIRCVVSLLNMFFFAFLGKVTDGGTYNPLNLLSSAISGDFSNFLFTLGARIPAQVVGSICGVRLILDTFPGIGRGPRLNVDIAKGALTEGLLTFAIVFISLALSRKITGSFMKTWISSVSKISLHILGSDLTGGCMNPASVMGWAFANGEHISKEHLIVYWLAPVEATLAAVWIFGLLFRPKKDEMIRQKSD
- the LOC142548415 gene encoding ubiquitin-conjugating enzyme E2 22-like isoform X1, translating into MATNENLPPNVIKQLAKELKNLDETPPEGIKVGVNDDNFSVICADIEGPAETPYENGLFRMKLVLSRDFPQSPPKGYFLTKIFHPNIATNGEICVNALKKDWNPCLSLRHVLIVIRCLLIEPFPESALNEQAGKMLNENYDEYAKYARLYTTIHALKSKPKPKSIGSESTTMNMYQTNSSLNGVDQKNTPSGTVTPSPFTPKPGNGQDLPSVITSSNETGVDESTAAPATQKKESGLNKVPADKKKEARKRSLKRL